Within the Flavobacterium sp. 9R genome, the region AGCAGAATATTATAATCGTTTCTCGGCAACGGATGCTAGAAGAAATTACAGTACAACTGAAATTATAGAAAAATTTGGTAACCCAATAGGATTTCAAATTGGTCAGATGTATGCTCCAGGTGGAGTTACCCCTCTAAAGGATAGAAATGGGAATCCATTAGTTTACACAGCTGCTCTAACAATGATTACAGGTGGTGCAACTTTGGAAACAGCAGGTATTCGAACACAAAAGTACCAGCCAGATCCAAAGAATTTAGATAATCCTGAAAATGATTATGTACTTATGAGGTATTCTGATGCCTTATTGATGAAAGCTGAGGCTATTAAAAGAGGTGCTACAGGTGATGCGGATGCTATAATGTCTCAAATTGCTACTAGAGCAGGTATTCCAGCTGTATCAGCAACTTTAGATAATATTTATTTAGAAAGGGGAAGAGAATTATGGTTTGAAGGATGGAGAAGAAATGATATGATTCGTTTTGGAAAATTTTTGTCTGCAAGAGAACTTAAGCCAACTGAATCTAATTCAAAATATTTGCTTTATCCTATACCTGCAGATGCTTTGTTTAATGTGAATCTTAAGCAAAACCCTGGTTATTAATACTTTTTGGTTTAGATTAAATTTTGTTTTGTGTTAGTTTAAAGAGGGTAGCGATACCCTCTTTTTCTTTAAAAGTATTTCTGTAAGTTGTTTTTTTTTACATTTTAATTCTATAAATTACGTGACTATAAGAGCCTTACAAAATAATTAAAACCTACTCACTATTATGTTGCAACGATTATTTCTATTTGCTATTGTAACACTTTTTTTCTCGAATTGTTCCAAGGTTAAAACCGATACTTTATTCACTCAATTGCCCTCTTCAGACACCGGTATTGATTTTATCAATGAAGTCAAAAATGGAGAAGATATGAACATTTTTAAATACCGAAATTTTTATAATGGAGGCGGAGTAGCAATTGGTGACATCAACAATGATGGGCTTTCAGATGTATACTTTACTTCCAATTTAGGCAAAAACAAACTCTATCTCAACAAGGGCAATTTTAAGTTTGAAGACATCTCTGTGAAAGCCGGTGTCGAAGGACAAAAGGTTTGGTCAACAGGAGTGGTAATGGTCGATGTGAATGCCGATGGGTTATTAGATATTTATGTTTGTAATGCTGGGAACAGTAAAGGGAGTCAACAAAATAATGAGCTTTTCATTAACAATGGTAACCTAACGTTTACCGAAAAAGCTGAAGAATATAATCTTGCGGATACTGGAATTACAACACATGCAGCTTTTTTTGATTATGATAAAGATGGTGATTTAGATGTTTATATTCTTAATAATAGCTTTATTCCTGTTAGTAGCTTGAATTATTCCAATAAAAGAGAACTACGTGACAAAGATTGGGATGTGGCCGATATTCTTAAAGGTGGAGGCGATAAATTATTACGTAACGACAACGGAAAGTTTGTCGACGTGAGTGAAGCGGCCGGTATTTACGGAAGCTTGATAGGTTTTGGTTTGGGAGTAACTGTGGGAGATGTAAATGGTGATTTGTTCCCAGATATCTATATTTCGAATGATTTTTATGAAAGAGATTATTTGTATATCAACAATAAAAACGGAACTTTTTCAGAGAAAATTCAGGATTGGACGATGCATTTAAGCCAATCTTCTATGGGGGCTGATATGGCTGATGTTAACAATGATGGTAAAGCGGATATTTTTGTGACCGATATGTTACCAGAACCAGATGACCGATTGAAAACAACCACAAGTTTTGAGAATTACGATTTGTTTACCCGAAAATTTAATCTTGATTTTTACAATCAATACATGCAAAATACCTTGCAGGTGAATAACGGGAATCAACAATTCAGCGAGATTGCCAATTATGCAGGAGTAGCTAAAACAGATTGGAGCTGGGGCGCTTTGTTATTTGATATGGACAACGATGGTTTAAAAGATATTTACGTATGCAACGGTATTTATCATGACTTAACCAACCAAGATTTTATGGACTTTTTTGCTAATGAATTGATGCAAAAAATGGTAATTACTGGTAAAAAAGCAGAAATTGAAACCATTATCAACAAAATGCCTAGTACACCAATCCCTAATTATGCATACAAAAACAACGCAAATCTTACTTTTTCGAACCAAGCACAAAATTGGGGATTGGACACACCTAGTTTTTCTAATGGTGCAGCCTATGGTGATTTAGACAACGATGGCGATTTAGATTTGGTCGTGAATAATGTCAATATGGAAGCCTTTGTTTATAAAAACAATGCTGAAAAGAACAAACAAAATCATTTCGTTAAAGTAAAATTAAGAGGTGACCAACAAAATAAATTTGCAGTTGGAAGCACCGTAGAATTGTTCTCTGGTTCCGAAATTTTACGACAAGAGCTCATTCCGTCTCGTGGTTTTCAATCGTCGATAGATTATACGATGACATTCGGAATAGGAACTAAAAAAATTGATTCCTTACAAGTTATTTGGCCTAATGGAAAAACGCAAACCATTAAAAAAGTAACAAACAATACTACGATTCAATTAAATATTTTGGACGCGAAGTCTGATTTTGTAGTCAAAAATAAAGTTGTAAAGCCCTTGTTTTCTGAAACCAAAGCTACATTCTTAGCACATAAAGAAAATGATTATATTGATTTTGACTACGAAGGATTGATTTCTAAAATGATTTCTCAAGAAGGACCAGCTTATGCTGTTGCAGACTTAAATGGAGATGGAAATGAAGATGTTTTTATTGGCGGAGCCAAAGGGCAAGCAGCTCAAGTTTATCTCAATAAAGGGAATGGGACTTTTGCCGAAACTAGTCAAAAGGACTTCCAGAAAGATGCTAGTTTTGAGGATACCTCAGCTGCTTTTTTTGATGCCGACAAAGATGGCGATATGGATGTATTGGTAGGTTCTGGAGGAAATGAAAAAGCGGATCAAGCCAATTACAAAAACAGATTATACCTGAATAACGGAAAAGGGATTTTTACAAAAAGTGCTACCTCACTTCCAACAACAAATAATAATGTGGCTGTAATCGCACCCTATGATTTTGATAATGACGGCGATAACGACGTTTTCATTGGAAGCCGAAGTGTACCTGGGATTTATGGCATTGACCCAAAACATTTATTGTTAGAAAATGATGGCAAAGGAAATTTTACCAATGTAATCGATAAAAAAGCATTTAAAATCAATGCCTACGGAATGATTACCGATGCGGTTTGGGAAGATATTGATAACGACTCCAAAAAAGATTTGATCTTGGTTGGGGAATGGAATGCGCCTATGATTTTCAAAAACACAGGTCGAAGATTGACTACTTTTTCATCTAACTTGACCGAATGGAGTGGATTTTGGAATACAGTAGAGTGTGTAGATTTGAATAATGATGGAAAGAAAGATTTGATTCTAGGCAACAAGGGAACCAATACTTCTTATAAAGCTACCAAGGAAAAACCAATGAAATTGTTTATCAATGATTATGATAACAACGGAACGATTGAACAAATTACTACTCAAACTATTGACGGTAAAGATGTACCCTTGCATTTGAAACAAGAATTGGCCAAACAAATTCCGATGATTAAAAAGAAAAATTTGAGCTATACCGATTATTCTAAAAAGACGTTTCAAGAACTTTTTGATACAGAAGTAATCAATAATTCAGTTCAAAAAACAGCCAAAATGCAAGAAAGTTGTATTGCTATCAACAAAGGAAATGGTAAGTTCGAAATTCAAGTTTTGCCAAAAGAAGTGCAGTTTTCAAGTGTCAATGCCATAACAACTTTGGATATCAATAAAGATGGGATACTAGACTTGGTACTTGGAGGGAATCAATATCCTTTTAAACCTCAATTTTCTAGATTAGATGCCAATTTTGGTAGTGTGCTTTTAGGAAGCAAACAAGAGAAATTTACTTGGGTTCCCAACAACAAATCAGGATTTTTTATGAGAGGGGAAGTCAAACATTTACATGTGATTAAGAACAAGAACAATACGACAGCAGTTTTGGCTGTACTCAATAACAACGCGCCTAAACTTTTTATAAGCAATGAATAATTTTTTAAAAGTTGGTCTAGCCTCATTAATATTGACGGCATGTTCCCAAAAAGAAGCACCACTTTTTGATAAACTCGATCCTACGGAAAGCAATATCACTTTCAAAAATGAGCTAATTGAGTCTAAGAATATTTCGATATTAGATTATCTCTATTATTATAATGGGGGTGGAGTAGCATTAGGCGATATCAATAACGACGGCTTAGTAGATGTGTATTTTACTTCCAATCAAGGGAAAAATAAATTGTATCTCAACAAAGGGAACAACAAATTTGAAGATATTTCAGCCAAGGCGGGTGTAGAAGGGCAAAGCGATTGGAGTGCAGGGACAGTTATGTCCGATGTAAATGGTGATGGATATTTAGACATTTATGTGTGTGCCGTTGTTGGTATTCATGGTTTTGAAGGTCATAACGAGCTTTTCATCAATAATAAGAACAACACTTTTACGGAGAGCGCTGCAGAATATGGTCTCGATTTAGACAATTATAGTTCATCAGCGGCTTTCTTAGATTATGATTTAGATGGAGATTTAGACATGTATTTGCTAAACCATGCAGTCCATTCTGAATTGTCTTTTGGCAATGCCAATATCAGGAACAAAAGAAGTTATGAATGTGGCGATAAATTGTTCCGAAATGATAACGGCAAATTTGTTGACGTAAGTGAAAAGGCGGGCATTTTTGGCGGAGCCAATGGGTATGGTTTAGGAATTGCCGTTTCGGATTTTAATTTGGATGGCTATCCCGATATTTATATAGGGAATGATTTTCATGAAGATGATTATTATTATTTGAATAACGGAGACGGAACTTTTACGGAAAGTTTGAAACAGTTTTTCGGACATACCAGCCGATTCTCTATGGGGGTTGATGTGGCTGATATTAATCACGATGGTTTCCCAGACATTTTAAGCTTGGACATGCTACCCGAAGATGAGAAAGTATTAAAAGCTTCTTTGGGAGATGATAATGTGCAAATGTTGAAAGTACGTACTGAAAAATTAGGCTATCATTATCAATATACTCGTAACATGTTGCAAATAAATCAAGCTGGAAAACATTTTACAGAGACAGCGCTTTTAAGCGGAATCGCTGCTACAGATTGGAGCTGGAGTGCCCTTTTTGCTGATTATGATCAAGACGGGGAACAAGATATTTTTGTTGCTAACGGAATACCCAAACGCCCTAATGACCTTGATTATGTAAAGTATTATTCCAATGATCAAATAAAAAGCAAACTCAATACCACTAAGCTTCTTGACAAGCAAGCTCTTAAAAAAATGCCTGCAGGAAATGTTACGAATTACATTTTTCAAGGCAGTACCGATTTAATCTTTAAAAACCGTTCCAAAGATTGGATAGAAAATGACACTATCATCTCTAATGGAAGTGGTTATGCCGATATTGATAATGATGGGGATTTAGATATTATCACCAACAATACAAACACTGTAGCCACAATTTATAAGAATACTACAGATAATAAAGCGAATTTTTTAAAAATAAAATTGCGTTTTGAAGGGAAAAATACTTTCGGAATAGGGAGTAAAGTAATCGCTTATGCCAAAGGACAAAAACAATTCAAAGAGTTGCAAACCACTAGAGGGTTTCAATCTTCCTCTGAGCCTATGCTGCATTTTGGCTACGGAAAAATAAACACTATTGATTCGTTAGTAGTGATTTGGCCTGACAAAACGTATCAAACGCTAAAAAAGGTAAAAGTAAATCAAGCGCTAACTATAAATTCAAATAAAAACAGAAAAGTATTTGATTACCAATTGCTTCATCCAAAAGTGGAGCCCGTTTTGCAAAAGGTAAAAGGAAACTTAGGAATTAATTTTGAGCATGAAGAAAATGAGTATATTGATTTTATTGTTCAAAAGTTAATTCCTTATCAAAGAACAGATCGTGGTCCTGCTACAGCAATTGGTGATTGGGACGGAGACGGTAAGGAAGATGTTTTCTTTGGTGGTTCAAAAGATAAAAAAGCAGTCTTTTATCTCCAAAAAGGCAATGGTTTTGTAGCCAAAAGTTATCCTGCTCTTGAACAAGATGCTGTCTTTGAAGATGCTTCGGCAGTACTAGCAGATTTTGATGGCGATCAAAAGAAGGATTTATTTGTAGCTTCTGGCGGAGGAGAAAACGCTTCCAATTTGCAAGATCGTTTGTATCGAAACAACAATAACGTTCCTTCGAGACAAGAGTTACCACAAGTAGCACAAAATGCAACAGTGATAAGAGCTTTCGATTATGACAAAGACGGAGACTTAGACGTTTTTATTGGAAATAACTCTGAGACGAATCGTTTTGGAAGTACACCAGATTGCTATTTATTAAAGAATACTAAAGGTAAATTTACCCTAGACCAAACTAAAACGTTTGCTAAAATTGGTATGGTTACCGACGCTGTTTTTACCGATTTTAATTCCGATGGACAAACGGATTTAATCGTGATTGGAGAATGGATGCAACCTACTTTTTTTGCCAATAAAAACGGAAAGTTCACCAATGTTACAACAACCGTTGCTTCTTCTAAAAATAAAGGAATTTGGCAAACCATTCTCCCTTTTGATATTGATCATGATGGCGATGAAGATTACTTGCTTGGCAATTGGGGGATGAATTCAAAGTTCAACGCCTCGGAGACTTATCCATTAAAAATGTATTATGACGATTTTGACAATAATGGCACTTTTGAAACTATTGTAGCAAAAGAGAAGAACGGAAAGTATTACACTACAATGGGCTTAGATGAATTGACAGAGCAATTTAGTGGTATGCTCAAGAAAAAATTCAATAGTTATCAATCATTTGCGGGTAAAACAGTCGAAGAGATTTTTGACCCTGCGATGCTAGCTATTGCAAAACAATATGAGGTACATACATTGCAATCGGGCTATTTAAAAAACAATAAAGGAAAATTTGTTTTTGTTCCTTTTTCTAACGCAATGCAAGTGGCGCCAATAACAAGTTTTGTAGCTGGTAATTTTGTCGGAGATGCCAAACCCGAAGTGTTTGCTGCCGGAAATTACTTTGGTGTGTCTCCATACCACAGCCGATTTGACGGTTTCTCTGGTGCATTAATTGTCGACCAAAAAACAATGCTTTTAGGCCATCAATTAGGTATCGATTTGACTCAAAAAGCAGTGCGTCATCTAGACATTCTCTCGGTTAATAATCAAAATTATTTATTGGTGACTATCAATAACAAACCCGCAGAAGTCTATCAAATAACCAACAAAAAATAACCAACCAAACTAGATTTACACAAATGAAATTTTCTATTTTATCTCTAATAAGTGTTTGTTTCTTGGCAACTTCTTGCCATAACGAAAAAGCAATTACAATAACCTCTAATGATTATTGTGCCGCTGTTGATACGGTAACCGGAATTATGGTTCATGATATTTTTTCGCCACCAGTAGCAAGTAGGATATATGTTTATCCTAATGTCGCTGCTTATGAAATTATGGTACAAAACAGTAACGAGTATCAAAGTCTACAAGGGCAATTAAAAGGCTTGGATTCTATTCCTGTTTTAGACACTAAAAGCGGAGTCAATGTTCCGTTGGCAGCCTTAATAGCGCAGATGGAAGTGAGTAAAAAACTCGTTTTTTCTGAAGAAGCTATTGAAAAATACCGCGATAGTTTGTACGCAAAATGGAGTGATGAAAATGAAAAAGAATTTGAAGTTTCTAAGGAATATGCACTAAAAGTGGTTGACCGTATTGCAAAATGGATGGGAAAAGACAATTACAAAGAAACGAGAACGATGCCTAAATATTCGGTTTATGCAGACCAACCGGCTCGTTGGCAACCTACACCACCCGCTTACATGGATGCAGTTGAACCACATTGGGGCAAAATTAGAACATTAGTTATGGATTCTGCTGCTCAGTTTAAGCCTAAAGCGCCTTTTCCTTTTTCTACCGATAAAAACTCAGATTTTTATAGAGAAGCTAAAGAAACCTATGATGTAGGGAATAAGATTTCTAAAGATTTATTGGCTATGGAAAAGACCAAAAGCACCACAATTCCAGAAGAGTCGGCTATAGCCACTTTTTGGGATTGCAATCCGTATGCTACCGTGACACAAGGACATATGATGTTTGCCAAAAAGAAAAACACTCCCGATGCGCACTGGATAAATATTGCTAAAATAGCGTGTAAAACCGCAAAAACAGATTTTAATAAAACGGTTTTCGTGTATACCAAAACATCAATTGGTGTTTTCGAATCGTTCATCAGCTGCTGGGACCAAAAGTTTAAAACCAACGTTGTGCGTCCAGAAACCTATATCAATCAATACATAGACGAGAACTGGAAACCGCAGTTACAAACGCCCCCTTTTCCTGAATACACTAGTGGGCATTCTGTTTTATCGGCTTGTTCTGCCGAGATTTTGACGGCAATTTTCGGAGATAATTTTGCATATGTAGACGATTCTGAAATTCCATTTGGGTTGCCAAAACGAAAGTTTACTTCTTTTAAACAAGCGGCCGATGAAGCATCGATTAGTAGATTATATGGAGGTATTCATTACCGTGCCGCAATTTTGAACGGAGTGGAACAAGGGAAAATGATTGGACAATACATCAATAGTAAATTAAAAATGACCAAGTAAAGCGATGAAGAAGAAAATTGTTATTTTTTGTAGTGTTGTGTTGTTTCTTTTTTTGGGATGGTATTTTGGCATTAAATCATCGGATTATACCATAACATTTACAGCAAAAGCAGCCTCTGGAACTGTTTTTCAAGGCATACAAGAATGGTCAAATATTCAAAGACAAAAGAGAAAAGAGCATTTTACTGTAGTAGAAAAAAATAATTTTGATTACCTAAAACAGCAGATGACTGTTGGAGATACTTCCTATACCTATGTTTGGGAAATAACTCCTTTGAACGACTCAGTGTCTAAAGTAAGTGTGGGAATCAATGAAATTGGGAAGAGTTGGTATAACAAAATCACCGCTCCTTTTTGGCCCACAAAATTCAAAACCGAACAAATTAGGAAAGTCAAAGATTTACGTGAAGGATTGAATGAGCATCTCAAAAATTTGAAAGTCAGAATTGACGGAGAAGGTACTTCAAAGCCAGTATATGTTGCTTACATTCAACTCAAAAGTGTGTTGCAAGAAAAAGCACAAACTATGATTGGGAATGATGCTGCAATTACAGGATTTTTATACACCCATAAAATTAAAATCGTTGACCGACCTTATGTAGAAATTGTAGATTGGGATTTAGATAAAGAAACACTCGTTTTTAATTATTGTTTTCCCATTGATCCTTCAACAAAAGCGATAGCTGACGCTAATGTAAAATTCAAAACGATTCCTGCTCTAAAAGGACTTAAGGCAACCTATTATGGTAATTTTAGAACGTCTGACAGAGCTTGGTTTGCTTTGATGGATTATGCCAAAAAGCACGATTTAAAAATTAAAAATATAGCCTTAGAACATTTTCTTGCCAACCCGTTTAATGGAGGTGAGGAATTAGAATGGGAAACCCAAATTATTATGCCTTACGATGTAAAGTAGTTTTTCTCTTTTCACACTCATTTTAGCTTAAAATCAATGAGTTCGAAAACGTTTTCGGTTCTTACGAAAACGTTTTTTGTTTTAAATAAGAATTGTTTTAATAGAATACAGTTAAATTTAGATTGAATTATTTGAATTTGTGGAAACAACGGGTATGCAAAAGTGAAACTATGCCTCTTTTTAGCCCCGACAGCAGCGGCATCCTTTGCTTTTTTTCTTTAAAAAAGCAAAGATATAGCGTATGGCGGGACGATGACAGCAAAGAAGCCTTTTGAATACTGCTCCTAAATCATACCTAAACAGTTTATAACTAACCTAACCGATGCATTACTTATGGCGATAAAGCTAAAACTCAATTTTTGGCAAATTTGGAATATGAATGTTGGCTTTTTTGGCATTCAATACAGTTTCGGATTGCAACAAAGTGCCGTTAATCCTATTTATGATTTTTTGGGTGCTAGTCCAGACGAAATTCCGTTACTCAATTTGGCTGGGCCAGTTACCGGATTATTGATTCAGCCCTTGATTGGGGCAATGAGTGACCGCACTTGGCACCCGCGTTGGGGTCGAAGAAAACCTTATTTCTTTGTTGGAGCTTTACTTTGCAGTATCTGTTTGTTGTTGTTTCCCTACAGCAGTTCGTTGTGGATGGCGGCAGGCTTG harbors:
- a CDS encoding vanadium-dependent haloperoxidase, giving the protein MKFSILSLISVCFLATSCHNEKAITITSNDYCAAVDTVTGIMVHDIFSPPVASRIYVYPNVAAYEIMVQNSNEYQSLQGQLKGLDSIPVLDTKSGVNVPLAALIAQMEVSKKLVFSEEAIEKYRDSLYAKWSDENEKEFEVSKEYALKVVDRIAKWMGKDNYKETRTMPKYSVYADQPARWQPTPPAYMDAVEPHWGKIRTLVMDSAAQFKPKAPFPFSTDKNSDFYREAKETYDVGNKISKDLLAMEKTKSTTIPEESAIATFWDCNPYATVTQGHMMFAKKKNTPDAHWINIAKIACKTAKTDFNKTVFVYTKTSIGVFESFISCWDQKFKTNVVRPETYINQYIDENWKPQLQTPPFPEYTSGHSVLSACSAEILTAIFGDNFAYVDDSEIPFGLPKRKFTSFKQAADEASISRLYGGIHYRAAILNGVEQGKMIGQYINSKLKMTK
- a CDS encoding VCBS repeat-containing protein; translation: MNNFLKVGLASLILTACSQKEAPLFDKLDPTESNITFKNELIESKNISILDYLYYYNGGGVALGDINNDGLVDVYFTSNQGKNKLYLNKGNNKFEDISAKAGVEGQSDWSAGTVMSDVNGDGYLDIYVCAVVGIHGFEGHNELFINNKNNTFTESAAEYGLDLDNYSSSAAFLDYDLDGDLDMYLLNHAVHSELSFGNANIRNKRSYECGDKLFRNDNGKFVDVSEKAGIFGGANGYGLGIAVSDFNLDGYPDIYIGNDFHEDDYYYLNNGDGTFTESLKQFFGHTSRFSMGVDVADINHDGFPDILSLDMLPEDEKVLKASLGDDNVQMLKVRTEKLGYHYQYTRNMLQINQAGKHFTETALLSGIAATDWSWSALFADYDQDGEQDIFVANGIPKRPNDLDYVKYYSNDQIKSKLNTTKLLDKQALKKMPAGNVTNYIFQGSTDLIFKNRSKDWIENDTIISNGSGYADIDNDGDLDIITNNTNTVATIYKNTTDNKANFLKIKLRFEGKNTFGIGSKVIAYAKGQKQFKELQTTRGFQSSSEPMLHFGYGKINTIDSLVVIWPDKTYQTLKKVKVNQALTINSNKNRKVFDYQLLHPKVEPVLQKVKGNLGINFEHEENEYIDFIVQKLIPYQRTDRGPATAIGDWDGDGKEDVFFGGSKDKKAVFYLQKGNGFVAKSYPALEQDAVFEDASAVLADFDGDQKKDLFVASGGGENASNLQDRLYRNNNNVPSRQELPQVAQNATVIRAFDYDKDGDLDVFIGNNSETNRFGSTPDCYLLKNTKGKFTLDQTKTFAKIGMVTDAVFTDFNSDGQTDLIVIGEWMQPTFFANKNGKFTNVTTTVASSKNKGIWQTILPFDIDHDGDEDYLLGNWGMNSKFNASETYPLKMYYDDFDNNGTFETIVAKEKNGKYYTTMGLDELTEQFSGMLKKKFNSYQSFAGKTVEEIFDPAMLAIAKQYEVHTLQSGYLKNNKGKFVFVPFSNAMQVAPITSFVAGNFVGDAKPEVFAAGNYFGVSPYHSRFDGFSGALIVDQKTMLLGHQLGIDLTQKAVRHLDILSVNNQNYLLVTINNKPAEVYQITNKK
- a CDS encoding VCBS repeat-containing protein: MLQRLFLFAIVTLFFSNCSKVKTDTLFTQLPSSDTGIDFINEVKNGEDMNIFKYRNFYNGGGVAIGDINNDGLSDVYFTSNLGKNKLYLNKGNFKFEDISVKAGVEGQKVWSTGVVMVDVNADGLLDIYVCNAGNSKGSQQNNELFINNGNLTFTEKAEEYNLADTGITTHAAFFDYDKDGDLDVYILNNSFIPVSSLNYSNKRELRDKDWDVADILKGGGDKLLRNDNGKFVDVSEAAGIYGSLIGFGLGVTVGDVNGDLFPDIYISNDFYERDYLYINNKNGTFSEKIQDWTMHLSQSSMGADMADVNNDGKADIFVTDMLPEPDDRLKTTTSFENYDLFTRKFNLDFYNQYMQNTLQVNNGNQQFSEIANYAGVAKTDWSWGALLFDMDNDGLKDIYVCNGIYHDLTNQDFMDFFANELMQKMVITGKKAEIETIINKMPSTPIPNYAYKNNANLTFSNQAQNWGLDTPSFSNGAAYGDLDNDGDLDLVVNNVNMEAFVYKNNAEKNKQNHFVKVKLRGDQQNKFAVGSTVELFSGSEILRQELIPSRGFQSSIDYTMTFGIGTKKIDSLQVIWPNGKTQTIKKVTNNTTIQLNILDAKSDFVVKNKVVKPLFSETKATFLAHKENDYIDFDYEGLISKMISQEGPAYAVADLNGDGNEDVFIGGAKGQAAQVYLNKGNGTFAETSQKDFQKDASFEDTSAAFFDADKDGDMDVLVGSGGNEKADQANYKNRLYLNNGKGIFTKSATSLPTTNNNVAVIAPYDFDNDGDNDVFIGSRSVPGIYGIDPKHLLLENDGKGNFTNVIDKKAFKINAYGMITDAVWEDIDNDSKKDLILVGEWNAPMIFKNTGRRLTTFSSNLTEWSGFWNTVECVDLNNDGKKDLILGNKGTNTSYKATKEKPMKLFINDYDNNGTIEQITTQTIDGKDVPLHLKQELAKQIPMIKKKNLSYTDYSKKTFQELFDTEVINNSVQKTAKMQESCIAINKGNGKFEIQVLPKEVQFSSVNAITTLDINKDGILDLVLGGNQYPFKPQFSRLDANFGSVLLGSKQEKFTWVPNNKSGFFMRGEVKHLHVIKNKNNTTAVLAVLNNNAPKLFISNE